One stretch of Corallococcus exiguus DNA includes these proteins:
- a CDS encoding alpha/beta fold hydrolase: MSLAYLRHSTLHRGCTLSWFVEGDGPPVVMIQGVGVGATGWRPQVEGLASHFRCLCLDNRGFGSSQPPGDALTVEMMADDVLALMDAQGWESAHVMGHSLGGLVALYLAHQARARVRSLALLCTFATGAVPTRLTPGLLLMGLRTQVGTRRMRRHAFLRMVLAPEELAHADKDALAEQLAELFDHDLADQPPVAMRQFRAMRSADATPFLRGLAGLPTLVVSATHDPIAPPTAGQALAAGIPGARFVELPHASHGVPLRFPDRINALLKDHLDAAEGSRQSATAYR, translated from the coding sequence ATGAGCCTCGCCTACCTCCGACACAGCACCCTGCACCGGGGCTGCACGCTGAGCTGGTTCGTGGAGGGAGACGGTCCTCCGGTGGTGATGATCCAGGGGGTCGGCGTCGGCGCCACGGGGTGGCGGCCGCAGGTGGAAGGCCTGGCATCCCACTTCCGGTGTCTCTGCCTGGACAACCGGGGCTTCGGATCCAGCCAGCCGCCAGGCGATGCACTCACGGTGGAGATGATGGCCGACGACGTGCTCGCCTTGATGGACGCGCAGGGCTGGGAGAGCGCGCATGTCATGGGGCACTCGCTGGGCGGGCTGGTGGCGCTGTACCTCGCGCACCAGGCACGCGCGCGGGTCCGCAGCCTCGCGCTGCTGTGCACGTTCGCGACGGGCGCGGTGCCCACCCGGCTCACGCCGGGCCTGCTGCTCATGGGCCTGCGGACCCAGGTCGGCACGCGGCGCATGCGGCGCCACGCCTTCCTCCGCATGGTGCTGGCGCCCGAGGAGCTGGCCCACGCCGACAAGGACGCCCTGGCGGAGCAACTCGCGGAGCTGTTCGACCATGACCTCGCGGACCAGCCTCCCGTGGCGATGCGCCAGTTCCGGGCCATGCGGAGCGCGGACGCGACCCCGTTCCTCCGGGGGCTGGCGGGCCTGCCGACCCTGGTCGTGAGCGCCACGCACGACCCCATCGCGCCCCCCACCGCCGGTCAGGCCCTGGCGGCGGGAATTCCTGGCGCCCGCTTCGTGGAGCTCCCCCATGCCTCGCACGGCGTGCCCCTGCGCTTCCCGGACCGCATCAACGCGCTCCTGAAGGATCACCTGGACGCCGCGGAGGGCTCCCGCCAGTCCGCCACGGCGTACCGGTAG